A genomic stretch from Empedobacter stercoris includes:
- a CDS encoding HNH endonuclease — protein sequence MGVDGGEKLYNGVWFNKYGFPDFEKMGQTLGEKYNFKDAKGNYTDDFTNARDWLKKQDGIEEIKDLAKGSPLLVKINGKWEKITWHHHEDGKTRSRGFAIRAT from the coding sequence ATGGGGGTTGATGGCGGAGAAAAATTGTACAATGGCGTTTGGTTTAATAAATATGGTTTTCCTGATTTTGAAAAAATGGGACAAACCTTAGGTGAAAAATATAACTTTAAAGACGCTAAAGGAAATTATACAGATGATTTTACAAATGCAAGAGATTGGTTAAAAAAACAAGATGGAATAGAAGAAATAAAAGATTTAGCAAAAGGTTCCCCATTATTAGTAAAAATTAATGGAAAATGGGAAAAGATAACTTGGCATCATCATGAAGATGGAAAAACCCGATCGCGAGGATTTGCAATCCGTGCTACATAA
- a CDS encoding transposase, giving the protein MKVAKIIFKKIIVIMEERNNYVKRTQRDYSMSFKLNVVKEIESGELSTTVACRKYGIQARSTVVSWLRKFGTFD; this is encoded by the coding sequence ATGAAGGTTGCTAAGATAATTTTCAAAAAAATAATCGTTATTATGGAAGAAAGAAACAATTATGTCAAACGCACTCAGCGCGATTACAGTATGTCTTTTAAGTTGAACGTTGTAAAAGAAATCGAGTCTGGAGAACTCTCTACCACTGTTGCTTGTCGTAAATATGGCATCCAAGCCCGAAGCACAGTTGTAAGTTGGCTCAGAAAATTTGGTACCTTTGACTAG
- a CDS encoding T9SS type A sorting domain-containing protein, producing the protein MKHFILFISILLFTLGTATAQSKLDQDKSSISIYPNPAISTVTIKFDHPSKASSVSIYSIIGNEVMSKKLDGSQKTNFNVQGLKKGKYIVRVFNQDGSTETQSLIKN; encoded by the coding sequence ATGAAACACTTTATACTATTTATATCAATTTTATTATTCACTTTAGGAACAGCAACTGCGCAGTCTAAACTTGATCAAGATAAAAGCTCGATTAGCATTTATCCTAATCCTGCTATTTCTACTGTAACAATAAAATTTGATCATCCGTCAAAGGCAAGCTCAGTGTCTATTTATTCAATCATTGGAAATGAAGTGATGAGTAAAAAATTAGATGGTAGCCAAAAAACAAACTTTAATGTACAAGGTTTGAAAAAAGGGAAATACATTGTTCGTGTTTTTAATCAAGATGGTTCAACAGAAACACAATCTTTAATTAAAAACTAA
- the tsf gene encoding translation elongation factor Ts codes for MSYKATAAEVSKLRNATGAGMMDSKKALEEAGGDFDKAVEVLRKQGQKVAAKRADRDSSEGAVIAKINADQTKGIVIALNCETDFVAKNDAFVAMANEIADLALTVNSKEELLALPYAGITVAEKLTEQTGVIGEKIEIGTFQAIEGAIVNSYIHAGNKIGAVVSLSANVDGASDVARDVAMQVAAMNPVALDETQVAQSVIDTELAIAKETLIAEGKPENMIENIAQGKLQKFFKENTLVHQPSIKDGKTSVKDVVKAVNPELKVTGYIRYSL; via the coding sequence ATGAGCTACAAAGCAACAGCCGCAGAGGTAAGTAAATTAAGAAACGCAACTGGTGCGGGAATGATGGACTCTAAAAAAGCTTTAGAAGAAGCTGGTGGAGATTTTGATAAAGCTGTAGAAGTTTTACGTAAACAAGGACAAAAAGTAGCTGCTAAAAGAGCTGACCGCGATTCTTCAGAAGGTGCAGTTATTGCTAAAATTAACGCTGACCAAACTAAAGGTATTGTTATCGCATTAAACTGTGAGACTGACTTCGTTGCTAAAAATGATGCTTTCGTTGCTATGGCTAACGAAATCGCTGATTTAGCTTTAACAGTTAACTCTAAAGAAGAATTATTAGCTTTACCATACGCTGGAATTACAGTTGCTGAAAAATTAACTGAGCAAACAGGTGTTATTGGAGAGAAAATCGAAATCGGTACTTTCCAAGCAATCGAAGGTGCTATCGTTAATTCTTACATCCACGCTGGTAACAAAATTGGTGCTGTAGTTTCTTTATCTGCTAACGTAGATGGAGCTTCTGACGTTGCACGTGACGTTGCTATGCAAGTTGCAGCAATGAACCCAGTTGCTTTAGATGAAACACAAGTTGCTCAATCTGTAATCGATACTGAATTAGCTATCGCTAAAGAAACTTTGATTGCTGAAGGTAAACCAGAAAACATGATTGAAAATATTGCTCAAGGTAAATTACAAAAATTCTTCAAAGAGAATACTTTAGTTCACCAACCATCAATCAAAGACGGAAAAACTTCTGTTAAAGATGTTGTTAAAGCGGTTAACCCAGAATTAAAAGTAACAGGATACATCCGTTACAGCTTATAA
- the rpsB gene encoding 30S ribosomal protein S2 has translation MAKVNVKDLLGAGVHFGHLTRKWNPAMAPYIFMEKNGIHIIDLHKTAVKLDEASEALGKIAASGRKVLFVATKKQAKDVVAKHAEEINMPYITERWPGGMLTNFVTIRKAVKKMNSIDRMKKDGTFETLSKKERLQVDRQRASLEKNLGSIADMTRLPSAVFVVDIVREHIAIAEAQKLGIPIFAMVDTNTDPRQVDFPIPANDDASKSIDIILTTVADSIKAGLSTRKAEKEKAKEGKEEGAETKEA, from the coding sequence ATGGCAAAAGTAAATGTAAAGGACTTATTAGGTGCTGGTGTGCACTTTGGTCACTTAACAAGAAAATGGAATCCGGCTATGGCTCCTTATATTTTTATGGAGAAAAACGGAATCCACATCATCGACCTTCACAAAACTGCAGTGAAATTAGATGAAGCATCTGAAGCGTTAGGAAAAATTGCAGCATCTGGACGTAAAGTTCTTTTTGTTGCAACTAAAAAACAAGCAAAAGATGTTGTAGCTAAGCATGCTGAAGAAATCAACATGCCTTATATTACAGAACGTTGGCCTGGTGGGATGTTAACTAACTTTGTTACTATCCGTAAAGCAGTTAAAAAAATGAATTCAATCGATCGTATGAAAAAAGACGGTACGTTTGAAACACTATCTAAAAAAGAAAGATTACAAGTTGATCGTCAAAGAGCATCTTTAGAAAAGAACTTAGGTTCTATTGCTGATATGACACGTTTACCATCTGCAGTTTTTGTTGTAGATATCGTACGTGAGCACATCGCAATCGCTGAAGCTCAAAAATTAGGTATTCCAATCTTTGCAATGGTTGATACAAATACTGACCCTCGTCAAGTAGATTTCCCAATCCCTGCAAATGATGATGCTTCTAAATCTATCGATATCATCTTAACTACAGTAGCTGATTCTATCAAAGCTGGTTTATCAACACGTAAAGCAGAAAAAGAAAAAGCAAAAGAAGGTAAAGAAGAAGGAGCTGAAACTAAAGAAGCTTAA
- the rpsI gene encoding 30S ribosomal protein S9 has translation MAIVHKIGRRKTSVARVYLQEGNGEIFINGRELANYFPTAVLQYKVEQPFLITGTTDKYNVDIKVFGGGITGQAESIRLAISRALCEIDADFRLQLKPEGLLTRDPRMVERKKFGQKKARKKFQFSKR, from the coding sequence ATGGCAATAGTTCATAAAATCGGACGTAGAAAAACATCTGTTGCTCGTGTATATTTACAAGAAGGAAATGGAGAGATCTTCATTAACGGACGCGAGTTAGCAAACTACTTCCCTACAGCAGTATTACAATACAAAGTAGAGCAACCATTTTTAATCACTGGTACAACTGATAAATACAATGTAGATATCAAAGTTTTTGGTGGTGGAATCACTGGTCAAGCTGAATCAATTCGTTTAGCAATCTCTAGAGCTTTATGTGAAATTGACGCAGATTTTCGTTTACAATTAAAACCAGAAGGGTTATTAACACGTGACCCACGTATGGTTGAACGTAAAAAATTCGGTCAAAAGAAAGCGCGTAAGAAATTCCAATTCTCTAAACGTTAA
- the rplM gene encoding 50S ribosomal protein L13, with product MDTLSYKTSSANKETAQKEWVVVDATDLSLGRLASGVAKLIRGKHKTNFTPHADCGDYVIVLNADKIQLTGNKWDEKLYIRHTGYPGGQRSLTAKEVFAKDPVRLIEKSVKGMLPKNKLGSKLLTNLHVFVGTEHNHEAQQPKQIDINEYL from the coding sequence GTGGACACGTTAAGTTACAAAACTTCATCAGCCAACAAAGAAACTGCTCAAAAGGAATGGGTAGTTGTGGACGCTACTGACTTATCATTAGGTCGTTTAGCGTCAGGTGTTGCGAAGCTTATCAGAGGTAAGCACAAAACAAACTTCACTCCTCATGCAGATTGTGGAGATTATGTTATTGTTTTAAACGCTGACAAAATTCAATTAACAGGTAACAAATGGGATGAGAAATTATACATCCGTCACACAGGTTACCCAGGTGGACAAAGATCTTTAACTGCAAAAGAAGTATTTGCAAAAGATCCTGTACGCTTAATCGAAAAGTCAGTAAAAGGTATGTTACCTAAAAACAAATTAGGTAGTAAATTATTGACTAATTTACATGTATTTGTTGGTACAGAGCACAATCACGAAGCTCAACAACCAAAACAAATCGATATTAACGAATATTTATAA
- a CDS encoding T9SS type A sorting domain-containing protein, translating into MKRIAIFIFLFVAFHVKAQKAEILEYNWVLEKVVLNNEEYLLPTDSFKTGETSFSKSEFNSKICNTYVSQISFKDEDTILFNEGSVTLIQCNPITENHYNKFENHYFFGFFSENFNSNTVSYTYQIYENNNGYKLTIINSKGDKAIYFSEKLNIKEMKANTVTVSPNPVKRFFYVKNATAYKKLSIEIYDMQGRLVKQENLNSKKEVDVSDLLKGNYVVNIKDVDNIISQTKIIKN; encoded by the coding sequence ATGAAAAGAATAGCCATATTTATTTTTCTCTTTGTTGCTTTTCATGTAAAGGCACAGAAAGCAGAAATTTTAGAATATAATTGGGTTTTAGAGAAAGTAGTTCTTAACAATGAAGAATACTTATTACCTACAGATTCTTTTAAAACAGGAGAGACTTCTTTTTCTAAATCTGAATTTAATAGTAAAATTTGTAATACGTATGTTTCTCAGATTAGTTTTAAAGACGAAGATACGATTCTTTTTAATGAAGGTTCTGTAACTTTGATTCAATGTAATCCTATTACGGAAAATCACTATAATAAGTTTGAAAATCATTATTTTTTTGGATTTTTTAGCGAAAACTTTAATTCCAATACCGTTTCATATACTTATCAAATTTACGAGAACAATAATGGTTATAAATTAACAATTATAAATTCTAAAGGTGATAAAGCGATTTATTTTTCTGAGAAATTGAATATAAAGGAGATGAAAGCAAATACAGTGACGGTGTCGCCTAATCCTGTTAAGCGTTTTTTTTATGTAAAGAATGCAACAGCTTATAAAAAATTATCAATTGAAATTTATGATATGCAAGGAAGGTTAGTGAAACAAGAAAATTTAAATAGTAAAAAGGAAGTTGATGTTTCTGATTTATTAAAAGGAAATTATGTGGTAAATATTAAAGATGTTGACAACATTATTTCACAAACTAAGATTATTAAGAATTAA
- a CDS encoding fumarylacetoacetate hydrolase family protein, translated as MKIFRFGPKGQEKSGIIIDDKKFDVSASGIIYDEDFFGNIDKQKTLEKYIELNINSLPLVEDDVRIGTPLTRPGKIVCVGLNFEDHVKETGLQQQAEPIMFIKANQSFNGPEDGIMQPNGSTKMDWETELCLIIGKKANNVSEEEAMDYVYGYALINDISERAFQTERGGTWDKGKGCDTFAPVGPFIATKDEIEDVNNLRVWLKLNGEIMQDGNTSDFIYRIPKLISYLSQFMSFMPGDIISTGSPAGSGMGKTPQIWLKPGDVIEYGIDGLGSTTQSILPFSRD; from the coding sequence ATGAAAATTTTTAGATTTGGACCAAAAGGTCAAGAAAAATCAGGTATTATCATCGATGATAAAAAGTTTGATGTTTCAGCATCTGGAATTATCTATGATGAAGACTTTTTTGGAAATATAGATAAACAAAAAACGTTAGAAAAATATATCGAGCTTAACATTAATAGCTTACCACTTGTTGAAGACGATGTTCGCATTGGTACTCCTTTGACTCGTCCTGGTAAAATTGTTTGTGTTGGACTTAATTTTGAAGATCACGTGAAAGAAACTGGTTTGCAACAACAAGCAGAACCGATTATGTTTATCAAAGCAAATCAATCTTTTAACGGACCAGAAGACGGAATTATGCAACCTAATGGCTCTACTAAAATGGACTGGGAAACGGAATTATGTCTAATTATTGGTAAAAAAGCTAACAATGTTTCAGAAGAAGAAGCTATGGATTATGTTTATGGCTATGCTTTGATCAACGATATTTCTGAACGCGCTTTCCAAACCGAACGTGGTGGAACTTGGGACAAAGGAAAAGGATGTGATACATTTGCGCCAGTTGGACCTTTTATTGCGACTAAAGATGAGATTGAAGATGTAAATAATTTACGTGTTTGGTTAAAATTGAATGGTGAAATCATGCAAGATGGAAATACAAGCGATTTTATTTACCGCATTCCCAAATTAATTTCTTACTTATCTCAATTTATGTCATTTATGCCTGGAGATATTATTTCTACTGGATCTCCTGCAGGATCTGGAATGGGAAAAACACCACAAATCTGGTTAAAACCAGGTGATGTCATCGAATATGGGATAGATGGTTTAGGCTCTACAACACAAAGTATTTTACCTTTTTCGAGAGATTAA
- a CDS encoding acyl-CoA dehydrogenase family protein — translation MNFQLSEEQLMIQQAARDFAKAELLPGVIERDETSTFPTDAVKTMGELGFLGMMVDPKYGGSGLDSVSYVIAMEEIAKVDASAAVVMSVNNSLVCAGMEKYCSEEQKQKYLVPLASGQVIGAFCLSEPDAGSDATSQKTTAVDMGDYYLLNGTKNWITNGGTASTYLVIAQTDPEKGHKGINAFIVEKGWEGFEIGPKEQKMGIRGSDTHSLFFNDVKVPKENRIGEDGFGFAFAMNVLNGGRIGIASQALGIAQGAYELALDYAKIRKAFKTEIINHQAVAFKLADMATNITAARMLCYKAAAEKDAGQDISISGAMAKLFASKTANEVASEAVQIHGGNGYVREYHVERMMRDAKITQIYEGTSEIQKIVISRGIAK, via the coding sequence ATGAATTTTCAATTATCGGAAGAACAATTAATGATTCAACAAGCTGCTCGCGATTTTGCAAAAGCTGAATTATTACCTGGAGTAATCGAACGCGACGAAACATCTACTTTTCCAACCGATGCTGTAAAAACAATGGGAGAACTTGGATTCTTAGGAATGATGGTTGACCCAAAATACGGAGGATCAGGTTTAGATAGCGTTTCTTACGTAATTGCAATGGAAGAAATCGCAAAAGTTGACGCTTCTGCAGCTGTTGTAATGTCAGTTAACAACTCGTTGGTTTGTGCTGGAATGGAGAAATATTGTTCTGAAGAACAAAAACAAAAATATTTAGTTCCATTAGCTTCTGGTCAAGTAATCGGAGCATTTTGTTTATCTGAGCCAGACGCTGGCTCTGATGCTACTTCTCAAAAAACTACTGCAGTAGATATGGGAGATTACTACTTGTTAAATGGAACAAAAAACTGGATTACAAATGGAGGAACTGCTTCTACATATTTAGTAATTGCACAAACTGATCCTGAAAAAGGTCATAAAGGAATCAATGCTTTCATTGTAGAAAAAGGATGGGAAGGTTTCGAAATTGGACCAAAAGAACAAAAAATGGGTATCCGAGGATCTGATACACATTCATTATTCTTTAATGATGTAAAAGTTCCGAAAGAAAACAGAATTGGTGAAGATGGATTTGGTTTTGCATTCGCAATGAATGTATTGAATGGTGGTCGTATTGGTATCGCTTCTCAAGCATTAGGAATTGCACAAGGTGCTTACGAATTAGCATTAGATTATGCCAAAATCCGTAAAGCATTTAAAACAGAAATCATTAATCATCAAGCTGTAGCGTTCAAATTAGCTGATATGGCAACTAATATTACGGCTGCTCGTATGTTATGTTACAAAGCTGCTGCTGAAAAAGATGCTGGTCAAGATATATCAATTTCTGGTGCAATGGCAAAATTATTTGCTTCAAAAACGGCAAACGAAGTTGCTTCGGAAGCTGTACAAATTCACGGAGGAAATGGATATGTTCGCGAATACCATGTAGAACGTATGATGCGTGATGCGAAAATTACGCAGATTTACGAAGGAACATCAGAAATTCAAAAAATTGTAATTTCAAGAGGTATCGCTAAATAA
- the porT gene encoding type IX secretion/gliding motility protein PorT/SprT, with protein MRKNLIIALSLTAASIANAQFRPNNDRSENRTETDQKKFSFGYFLGTNMMNYKIVPKAQKNPLPGTPQIPEDDGVNEHGLVYLDQESKAGFSVGLIAKMRINDYIDLKSEPGLHFAQRILHFNNYLDPVTGETIDDPSKVMREVKSTYVEIPLLLNFHGDRWYNTRPYIQGGLGYLMNLQSNEKKEDDNATGVFRTTTNNFNWQAEIGVEIYFKRFKLTPALKGMFFFNNEIVPDKVGTDPYWTGSLNSISTRAFFFSLKFE; from the coding sequence ATGAGAAAAAATCTAATCATCGCATTATCGTTAACTGCTGCAAGTATTGCAAATGCGCAGTTTCGCCCAAACAATGACAGAAGTGAAAACCGAACTGAAACTGATCAAAAAAAATTTAGTTTCGGATATTTTTTGGGTACAAATATGATGAATTACAAGATTGTTCCAAAAGCACAAAAGAATCCTTTACCAGGAACTCCTCAGATCCCAGAAGATGACGGAGTAAACGAACACGGCTTAGTGTATTTGGACCAAGAAAGTAAAGCAGGTTTTTCTGTTGGATTAATCGCAAAAATGCGTATAAATGATTACATCGACCTTAAGTCTGAACCAGGTTTACATTTCGCACAACGTATTTTACATTTCAATAACTATTTAGATCCAGTAACCGGTGAAACTATTGATGATCCATCTAAAGTGATGCGTGAAGTAAAATCTACTTATGTCGAAATACCTTTATTACTTAATTTTCATGGAGATCGTTGGTACAACACACGTCCTTATATACAAGGCGGCTTGGGCTATTTAATGAATCTGCAATCCAACGAAAAGAAAGAAGATGATAATGCTACTGGAGTTTTCAGAACAACAACGAATAACTTTAACTGGCAAGCTGAAATTGGAGTTGAAATCTATTTCAAACGATTTAAACTAACACCAGCTCTAAAAGGAATGTTCTTCTTTAATAACGAAATAGTACCTGATAAAGTTGGCACTGATCCATACTGGACAGGAAGTTTAAACTCAATCTCAACAAGAGCCTTCTTTTTTTCTCTAAAATTTGAATAA
- the ubiE gene encoding bifunctional demethylmenaquinone methyltransferase/2-methoxy-6-polyprenyl-1,4-benzoquinol methylase UbiE, with amino-acid sequence MANHQHDSVTPYDSSDLNKKKQVEQMFDNISPKYDLLNRVLSMGIDIQWRKDVIKMIKASQPQTILDIATGTGDLAIMMGKNTNAKITGLDLSNGMLEVGRKKVKEAGLEERIDMVQGDSENLPFSDNTFDCVTVSFGVRNFENLEKGLAEINRVLKPGGTFIILEFSYPTAFPMKQLYTFYSKNILPAIGKMVSKDQSAYTYLPDSVRAFPHGEEMKNILKSVKFTQPIDKKLTFGIASIYKSIK; translated from the coding sequence ATGGCAAATCATCAACACGATAGCGTAACTCCTTACGATTCATCAGATTTAAATAAAAAGAAACAAGTCGAACAAATGTTCGATAACATTTCTCCTAAATATGACTTATTAAACCGCGTTTTATCAATGGGAATTGATATTCAGTGGAGAAAAGATGTCATCAAAATGATAAAAGCTTCTCAACCACAAACGATTTTAGATATCGCAACAGGAACTGGAGATTTAGCGATAATGATGGGTAAAAATACCAACGCTAAAATTACGGGGTTAGACCTATCTAACGGAATGTTGGAAGTTGGTCGCAAAAAAGTAAAAGAAGCAGGTTTGGAAGAACGTATCGACATGGTACAAGGAGATTCTGAAAATTTACCTTTCTCTGACAACACTTTTGATTGTGTAACGGTTTCTTTTGGCGTACGTAACTTCGAGAATTTAGAAAAAGGTTTAGCCGAAATTAATCGTGTATTAAAACCAGGTGGAACATTTATTATTTTAGAATTTTCGTACCCTACAGCTTTCCCAATGAAACAATTGTATACATTTTATTCTAAAAATATTTTACCTGCTATTGGAAAAATGGTTTCGAAAGATCAAAGCGCATATACCTATTTACCAGATTCTGTTCGTGCTTTTCCTCATGGAGAAGAAATGAAAAATATTTTGAAAAGTGTAAAATTCACACAACCTATTGATAAAAAACTTACATTTGGTATTGCAAGCATTTATAAAAGTATAAAATAA
- a CDS encoding 3-oxoacyl-ACP synthase III family protein, translated as MINSVITGSGHYLPNRIVTNEHFINYEFFDDNGNRLDKTGEEITRKFEEITEIRERRYVEDDLLNSDIATFAAKQAIEDAGINPEELDYIIVGHNFGDIDPVGHQIDIMPSISAKVKHNLGINNLKCKPYDMTFGCPGWIESLILGHQFIQANIAKKVLVIGSDTLSRAVDPHDRSAMIFADGAGAVVLEAKEADHKYGILNHETLSYTGDELAFLTNSVSVNPNFKGSVKNINMKGRKVYEFVLKNVPPAIKELLADTNLDIDDINKILLHQANAKMDHAMIERLYKSFGKTAPENIDPMTVQFLGNTSVATVPTMFDLIKKGDLAPHQFHANDKIILASVGATMNINALIYQFEN; from the coding sequence ATGATAAACTCTGTAATTACAGGTTCTGGACATTACCTACCAAACAGAATTGTTACAAACGAACATTTTATTAATTACGAATTTTTTGATGATAATGGTAATCGTTTAGATAAAACGGGAGAAGAAATTACACGTAAATTTGAGGAAATTACAGAAATTAGAGAAAGAAGATATGTTGAAGACGATTTGTTAAATTCTGATATCGCAACATTTGCTGCTAAACAAGCAATAGAAGATGCTGGGATTAATCCAGAAGAATTAGACTATATTATCGTTGGACATAATTTTGGAGATATAGATCCTGTAGGACATCAAATCGATATAATGCCATCTATTTCGGCAAAAGTAAAACATAACTTAGGGATTAATAATTTAAAGTGTAAGCCTTATGACATGACATTTGGTTGCCCAGGTTGGATAGAATCATTGATTTTAGGTCATCAATTTATACAAGCAAATATTGCGAAAAAAGTATTGGTGATTGGTTCTGATACTTTATCTCGTGCGGTGGATCCACATGATCGTTCGGCAATGATTTTTGCAGATGGTGCAGGAGCAGTGGTTTTAGAAGCAAAAGAAGCTGATCATAAATATGGAATTCTTAATCACGAAACATTAAGTTATACAGGTGACGAATTAGCTTTTCTTACTAATAGTGTTTCGGTAAATCCAAACTTTAAAGGTTCTGTAAAAAATATAAACATGAAAGGTCGTAAAGTTTATGAGTTTGTGTTGAAAAATGTTCCACCAGCAATCAAAGAATTATTAGCTGATACCAATCTTGATATTGATGATATCAATAAAATATTATTGCACCAAGCAAATGCAAAAATGGATCATGCGATGATTGAACGTTTATATAAAAGTTTTGGAAAAACAGCTCCTGAAAATATAGATCCTATGACGGTTCAGTTTTTAGGAAACACATCTGTAGCAACAGTTCCAACAATGTTTGATTTAATCAAAAAAGGTGATTTAGCTCCACATCAATTTCATGCAAATGATAAAATTATTTTAGCCTCAGTTGGTGCTACGATGAATATTAATGCATTGATTTATCAATTCGAAAATTAA
- the aroC gene encoding chorismate synthase — protein sequence MNTFGRLFKISTFGESHGVAIGGVIDGVPSGIELDFDWIQAQLDRRKPGQSAIVTQRKEPDTVQFLSGIFEGKTTGASIGFIIPNDNQKSHDYDHIKGVFRPSHADYTYETKYGVRDHRGGGRTSARETANWVVGGAVAKHIIPAINITAYVSGVGELKLDNDYSVLDFSNIEKTAVRCPDLEMAEKMIDRIKEIRKEGDTIGGEVTCVIQNVPVGLGEPIFDKLHARLGQAMMSINAVKGFEYGEGFSSTSMKGSDMNDQFNQDGTTKTNYSGGIQGGVSNGMDIYFKVAFKPVATLMQEQTTLNVDGEMVEMHGKGRHDPCVVPRAVPIVESLTAMVLADMTLLQRTRNI from the coding sequence GTGAATACATTCGGAAGATTATTTAAAATATCAACTTTTGGCGAAAGTCATGGTGTAGCAATTGGAGGTGTTATTGATGGCGTACCGAGTGGAATCGAATTAGATTTTGATTGGATTCAAGCGCAATTAGATCGTCGTAAACCAGGACAATCTGCTATTGTAACGCAACGAAAAGAACCTGATACAGTTCAATTTCTTTCAGGAATATTTGAAGGAAAAACAACCGGAGCTTCAATTGGTTTTATTATTCCGAATGATAACCAGAAATCTCACGATTACGATCATATCAAAGGAGTTTTTAGACCATCTCATGCCGATTATACCTACGAAACCAAATATGGTGTTCGTGATCATAGAGGAGGAGGAAGAACCTCTGCACGTGAAACGGCAAATTGGGTTGTAGGTGGTGCTGTTGCAAAACACATTATTCCTGCAATTAATATTACGGCGTATGTAAGTGGAGTTGGTGAATTGAAATTAGATAATGATTATTCCGTTTTAGATTTTTCGAATATTGAGAAAACAGCTGTTCGTTGTCCTGATTTAGAAATGGCTGAAAAAATGATTGATCGTATTAAAGAAATTCGCAAAGAAGGAGATACTATTGGAGGAGAAGTAACTTGTGTGATTCAAAATGTACCAGTTGGTTTAGGAGAACCAATTTTTGATAAATTACATGCTCGATTAGGACAAGCAATGATGTCAATTAATGCTGTAAAAGGTTTTGAATACGGAGAAGGTTTTTCTTCAACTTCAATGAAAGGTTCTGATATGAATGATCAATTTAACCAAGACGGTACAACTAAAACGAACTATTCTGGAGGAATACAAGGTGGAGTTTCGAATGGAATGGATATTTATTTTAAAGTTGCTTTCAAACCTGTTGCCACATTAATGCAAGAACAAACTACGCTAAATGTAGATGGAGAAATGGTCGAAATGCACGGGAAAGGTCGTCACGATCCATGTGTAGTACCAAGAGCTGTACCAATTGTAGAAAGTTTAACAGCAATGGTTTTGGCTGATATGACGTTGCTTCAACGAACAAGAAATATATAG
- the rpsR gene encoding 30S ribosomal protein S18: protein MAIDDLAKKAAGGNESEIRYLSPLDIETQSNKKYCRFKKFGIKYVDYKDADFLIQFVNEQGKILPRRYTGTSLKYQRKVSKAIKRARHLALMPFIGDQLK from the coding sequence ATGGCAATTGACGATTTAGCAAAAAAAGCTGCAGGAGGTAACGAATCAGAAATCCGTTATTTATCTCCTTTAGATATCGAAACACAATCAAACAAGAAATATTGTCGTTTCAAAAAATTTGGAATCAAATACGTTGACTATAAAGACGCTGATTTCTTAATTCAATTCGTGAATGAGCAAGGTAAAATTTTACCTCGTCGTTACACAGGAACATCTTTAAAATACCAAAGAAAAGTTTCTAAAGCGATCAAAAGAGCTCGTCACTTAGCATTAATGCCATTCATTGGTGATCAATTAAAATAA